The Aliiroseovarius sediminilitoris region CCATCATTTACACCGGTGATCAAGCCATCCTCGATGGTCAGACAGCCCAGCGCGTCAGTGCCAGTATCAGGATCAATCAGGCGCGCATTGGTGAAAGTCGTTGTCATGCAGTGTCCCCCATCACCCCGCGCGCGCGGTCAATCGCGGCTTGAGTGGCCTTGGTGTCGGCCTGATATTTCAACATGTACTTGTCGCCGGTCCGCGTCACCACCTGAGCGGCCGAGAAGATGACATTCACCTTTTGAACATTGCCCAGAAGGATCGTCCGATTGCCCGGCCCGATCAGCCGCCGGTTGGTCAGATACCACGTAAATCCCAACTGCTCGCGGGCGACATAGAGCCCCCGCACAGCGATGGCTGCGACGGCCCCGACAACACCGGTCCAGGCATGGGGATTGCCCAGATAGATCAGGATGCCTGACATCAGCACCGACCCCAGCGCAGCCAGCAGAACATGTTCTTTGACATAGGTGGTCAGGTTGCCGGAAAAACTTTCGATCAGGCGCTCGCCCGGCTCAAGCTCGGGGCCGGTCTGATTTTCCAAACGGGGTTCCAATTCGAAGTCATGATCAGACATAGACATCCTCGGGTTGGGCGGCACGTTCGGCACGCAGGTTCCGGGCCAGAAGGTCCATGGCCGCCATGCGCACGGCAACCCCCATTTCGACCTGTTCCTGAATGACAGACCGGTTGATGTCGTCGGCGATTGTGCCGTCAATTTCGACCCCCCGGTTCATGGGGCCGGGATGCATGACAATCGCATCGGGCCTGGCATGGGCCAGCTTCTCGGCGTCCAGACCAAAGCGGTGATAGTATTCACGCTCGGACGGGATGAAGCCGCCGTCCATCCGTTCACGCTGTAGGCGCAACATCATGACCACGTCGGCGTCTCTCAGACCTTCCTCCATGTCGCCATAAACCTCGACCCCGAACTGGTCGATTTGCGAGGGCATCAGCGTGGGCGGACCGACAAGGCGCACGCGGTTCTCCATCTTGCCCAGAAGGATAAGGTTGGATCGCGCCACCCGGCTGTGGGCGATGTCGCCACAGATTGCAATGGTCAGGCGATGCAGCCGTCCCTTTTCGCGCCGGATCGTCAGCGCATCCAGCAACGCCTGCGTCGGGTGTTCGTGCTTGCCGTCACCTGCGTTCAAGACTGCGCAATTCACCTTTTCAGCCAACAGGTTCACCGCACCCGAATGGGGGTGACGCACGACCAGCAGGTCGGGGTGCATCGCGTTCAGCGTCAGCGCCGTATCAATCAACGTCTCGCCCTTTTTGATCGACGACGCCTGCATTGCCATGTTCATCACATCCGCGCCCAGACGCTTGCCCGCTATCTCGAACGACGCCTGTGTGCGGGTCGAGTTTTCGAAGAACATGTTGATCTGGGTAAGACCCGCCAAAACGTCCGAGCGTTTCTGCGTCGAGCGGTTCAGATCCACATAGCTGTCGGCCAGATCGAGAACGGTTTTTATCTCTTCCGGGCGAAGCTGTTCGATGCCCAGAAGATGGCGCTGGCGGAATGTCATACGGGCCTCCGTCCTGTTTCCATGCGCTTATAGGATCGGGCGGGCGTCGCGTCCATCCCCTGCGCGCCGGAATGCATATCGCCCCGTTTACCTTCCCCGCGCCCGGACATAGGCTGTGAGCCATGGAATCGGCACAAGACTGGCACAGCGCAAAAGCGCTTCTG contains the following coding sequences:
- a CDS encoding aspartate carbamoyltransferase catalytic subunit, with the protein product MTFRQRHLLGIEQLRPEEIKTVLDLADSYVDLNRSTQKRSDVLAGLTQINMFFENSTRTQASFEIAGKRLGADVMNMAMQASSIKKGETLIDTALTLNAMHPDLLVVRHPHSGAVNLLAEKVNCAVLNAGDGKHEHPTQALLDALTIRREKGRLHRLTIAICGDIAHSRVARSNLILLGKMENRVRLVGPPTLMPSQIDQFGVEVYGDMEEGLRDADVVMMLRLQRERMDGGFIPSEREYYHRFGLDAEKLAHARPDAIVMHPGPMNRGVEIDGTIADDINRSVIQEQVEMGVAVRMAAMDLLARNLRAERAAQPEDVYV